The region GTCGGCACCATCGCCGGCGATGACACTGTGTTAATCATCTGCCCTGACGATAAGCAGGCGAAGACTCTCAAGAAAAGGATTGAAAGCTACCTTGGCTGAACAGAACACATCTCCGCTAAGCACAATCCGCACCGCGGTCGCCGGAGTAGGCGGCTATGCCGGAGGAGAGCTCGCACGCCTGCTCCTGAACCACCCGCGCCTCGCACAGTCGAAGCCACTCTTCCTCGGCCGCGTAGCAGACGACTCCTCCGCAGGCTCCGTGCCGCTTGAATCCCTGCACCCGCAGCTTGCCCTCGGCGCAGGCCAGACCCTCCCGCCCGTCCGCGCCTTTGACTGGAAGCTCGTAGAAGACATGGGCATCGAGGCCGTCTTCCTCGCACTTCCCCACGAGACCTCGCGCGAGTGGGCCCCGCAGTGGCTCGAGCGCGGCATCAAGGTCATTGACCTCAGCGGCGCATGGCGCTTGCAGCACGAGGTCAACCGCAAGGTCTACAAGCTCACCGACGAGAACCCCGCGCTAGCCGCATCACTCCAGGCAGAAGCAGTCTTCGGCGCGCCAGAGTTGCATCGCAAAGAGATCGCCACCGCACGCCTCGTCGCGAACCCCGGCTGCTACTCCACCTCCATCATCCTCGCGCTCTACCCGCTCATCCAGGCCGGTATCCTCGATCTCGATCACGGCATCATCTCAGACTCCAAGAGCGGCATCAGCGGCGCAGGCAAGGCCGCAACGGCCAAGACGCACTTCATGTATGGCGCGGATAATCTCTCCGCATACAACGTCTTCGGCCACCGTCACACCGGTGAACTGCTCGAGCAACTTGGCATCACCACGGCGCAGATCCAGTTCACCCCGCACCTGCTCCCCATTCCGCGCGGTATCCTCTCCACCATCTACGCGCGTCTCGGCAGCAGCACAGACCCCGCGCAGATCCAGCAGATCTACAACGCCTTCTACGCGACCAGCCCCATGGTCCGCGTTCATCAAACCCCGGCCCTGCCGCAGATTCAGCACATCGTGAAAACGAACTACTGCGACATCGGCTTCGAACTCGCACCGGACGGCAAACGCCTCGTTATCGTCAGTTGTCTTGATAACCTGTTGAAGGGTGCCTCCGGTCAGGCGGTACAAAATTTGAACATCATGTGTGGTTGGAACGAAGAGGAGGGTCTGCTATGAAGTTCGTCGTCAAACTCGGAGGCGCAGCCCTTGAAGATCCCAAGCTCCTGCATCTCGCAGGCAAAGCTCTCAAAGACCTCGTAGAAGATGGTCACCAGGTCGCCGTAGTCCACGGCGGCGGAGTGCAACTCACCAGGACCCTCGCCCAGATGGGCAAGGTTTCGGAGTTCGTCTCAGGCCTCCGCGTCACGGATGCGGAAACCCGCGACGCCGCTCTCATGGTTCTCGCCGGCCGCGTCAACAAATCGCTCGTCGCCGCGCTCGGCCAGCACGGCCAGTCCGCAGTCGGCCTCTCCGGCGGCGACGGCCATGTCTTCCGCGCACGCAAGAAGATCACCACCCCGGACCTCGGCTTCGTAGGTGAGATCGCCTCCACGGACCCACGCTGGCTTGACGCCATCTGGAAGATGGGCGCGATCCCCGTCATCTCCTCCATCGCCCTCGGCTTTGACGGCGAGTACTACAACATCAACGCAGATGAGATGGCCTCCGCCTGCGCCATCGCCACCAAGGCGGACGCCCTCGTCTTCCTCACCGACGTCCCCGGAGTCAAGGGCGCGGACGGCCAGGTCATGCGCTGGCTCACCCTCAAGGAAGTTCCCACCCTTGAAAAGTCCGCCGTCATCTCCGGCGGCATGTTGCCCAAGCTCGCAGCCTGCAAAGCTGCACTCACGCACGGGGTCAAACGTGTTCGCATTCTTC is a window of Granulicella tundricola MP5ACTX9 DNA encoding:
- the argC gene encoding N-acetyl-gamma-glutamyl-phosphate reductase, whose amino-acid sequence is MAEQNTSPLSTIRTAVAGVGGYAGGELARLLLNHPRLAQSKPLFLGRVADDSSAGSVPLESLHPQLALGAGQTLPPVRAFDWKLVEDMGIEAVFLALPHETSREWAPQWLERGIKVIDLSGAWRLQHEVNRKVYKLTDENPALAASLQAEAVFGAPELHRKEIATARLVANPGCYSTSIILALYPLIQAGILDLDHGIISDSKSGISGAGKAATAKTHFMYGADNLSAYNVFGHRHTGELLEQLGITTAQIQFTPHLLPIPRGILSTIYARLGSSTDPAQIQQIYNAFYATSPMVRVHQTPALPQIQHIVKTNYCDIGFELAPDGKRLVIVSCLDNLLKGASGQAVQNLNIMCGWNEEEGLL
- the argB gene encoding acetylglutamate kinase; translated protein: MKFVVKLGGAALEDPKLLHLAGKALKDLVEDGHQVAVVHGGGVQLTRTLAQMGKVSEFVSGLRVTDAETRDAALMVLAGRVNKSLVAALGQHGQSAVGLSGGDGHVFRARKKITTPDLGFVGEIASTDPRWLDAIWKMGAIPVISSIALGFDGEYYNINADEMASACAIATKADALVFLTDVPGVKGADGQVMRWLTLKEVPTLEKSAVISGGMLPKLAACKAALTHGVKRVRILPAEAAASLPDLISSRINEGTEVMVA